TGAATAAAGTTGAGGAGGTGAGCGGGGTCGGTTCTTCGAATAAAGTCAAATGGTCTGACCTGGAGGGAAGAGGTAAGTCGATTGATGATATCGATCGCTTTTTGGTTACCGAGTGCTTTTTCTAAAAGTCCGCGGGCAAAGTCGATACCACCATTAGTGATAAACTCCTGAGCCATCATGAGTTCATTGAACTCGACTAAAACTTTTTCTTTGTCTTCCGGAGTGATTTTATCTAAACGAGCGATTTCGAAAGTGATTTGTTCGATCTCGTCTTCGCGAAGGTGTTTGAAAATCTCAGAAGCTACGTCGTTTCCTACAGCTACTAGGAAGATTGCGGCTTTTTGGCGACCTGTGAGTGATGGCTTCTTATTGAGCATAAACTTTGACTGAGAATCCCGATTACTAAATTTATCGGCGGGAGTTCCAAAAAACAATAAGATTTAGGAGCCAATCGGATTGTTTTTGAGCCTTCTTTCGTTGATGAAGAACTTTATTAAGAATCCGATGTATTCCAGCCGATTCGTTTCGACTCGAGACCGAGCTAGGTTTCGTTCTCTTGAAAAAGTGGGGGTCATGTTTTTGGTTCCTTATGAGTTTATGCCCCATCTTTCTGTTTTGCGGCGGTTTGGTGGGATTGCCCGCGCCTTGAGTGTGCTTTTGAGCCGGTATTCTGAAATGGTTTCGAAAGGAATGGGACGGGGTGCCCAGGGTGGTCGATCGGCAATTCTTTACCAAGAGGAAGGTTTGGAATTGCGAAGATTGGGTGCTCGGGTGCGGGAAAGGGATTGGGTGGAATTGAGTCTTTTGGCGGAGTTTTTGGGGGTTTCGCGGTGTTGTCTTTTTGCGAAGTTATTGGAGTTGGATTTGTTGGGGTGGGGGGCGAAGTTGGGTGAGGCGGGGTTTGTTAGACCTATTGCATCCTTCCCCTTCCTCTCTCTCAAGTCCCAACTCCTACCCTACCCAATCCAGCATAAGTACAAAACCAAAATGACCTATTTACTCTAAATTTCTTCCACACACCCTACCGATTCCCATTTCCAATAAATTGATCCAAACTTTCCGGATCAGGCAATCTCAAGATTATATTGACCGGTCTACTTATTAAAGTAAATTGATCCAATGAGCACCAAAGGGGATCAAACCAAATTAAAAATGATCAAAGCGATGGCTGAATCCTTAGAAACTATTGGTTATTCCGGAACAGGGATGAACGAAATTGTAAAAGCTACAGATTCTCCCAAAGGATCTCTCTATTTCCATTTTCCGGGAGGAAAAGAAGATCTCGCCTCGCAGGCTTTGACACGCACAGGGGAAGATATGGGAGAAGAATTTGCGGAACTACTCAAATCTGCAAAATCACCTGCCCAAGGAATTTCTAAAATCTTTCAAGTTTTAGAAGAAAGAATTCTAAAAAGCAATTATGCCAAAGGATGTCCGATTGCAACGACCGCACTGGAAACCGCTTCAGAAAATAATTTGGTAAACAAGACTTGTTCTACGATTTTCACATCTTGGGCGGATAAACTTTCTCTATATTTACAACATAATAAAGTGCAGGCGAAGAAAGCAAAAGAGCTTTCTTATTCTATACTTTCGCTATGGGAAGGGGCCGTTTTGCTATCCAAAACAAACAAAACCACCGAACCTTTGAAGGCAGCAACCAAAACGGCTGAATTCTTAATCCAATCGGAATTAACTAAAATTACTAAGGAAGTCTAATTATGGGAAAAGCAAAAAAATATTTTTCTATTTCATTACTTGTTGTTACCAGCATTTTTCTACTCATCTTATGGAGATTAGGTTATCCTCCTCTTACTCCGGAAGAAAATACTACGACCATTTCCAAGAGCCGGTATAAAACCCCTTTTGAAAAATTAAGGTTTACGATCATCAAAACCGGAGAAGCGATTACTTCCGAAGCATTTGTCGTAGAAGGAGGAAATCCTTTTCAAAAAGGAAGGATTTCCCATCCGGCCATCTTAGTAGAACATTCCAAAGACAGATTTTTATTTGATACGGGGCTGGGAACAAATGTAGAAGAAGAATTCGCAGAACACCCATTATTTCTAAGAATTGTAATGAGATTCAAAAATCACAACCCAGCCGTACAACAACTCTCCAAACAAAATATTCCCCCAGAAACAATCAAAACCGCTTTCTTATCTCACCTTCATTGGGACCATGCAAGTGGAATCAAAGACTTTCCCAATACAGAATTTATAACAACAAAAGAAGAGTATCAATCAGCATTCGAAAAATCCGGTTATATCAAAAGGCAATTTGACGGTGATTCCATACATTGGAAATTCTTGGAATTTGATCCCATTCCTTATGAAAATTTCACTACCAGCAAAGATTGGTTTGGTGATGGAAGTGTGGTATTTGTTCCTATGGCAGGCCATAGTGCGGGATCTTTAGGAATGTTCTTAAACTTTCCAGATGGAAGAAGATATTTTTTCACAGGAGATACAACCTGGTCGGAAAAAGGATTTCTATTTCCGGCCCATCGACCAAGAGGTTCGCGCTCGATCGTAGACAAAGACCCGAGCGACCTAGGAAAAGAGTTAACAAAAGTACATCAACTTTTAAAAGTCTATCCTGATTTAAAATTAATTCCAGCCCATGATTTAACGGTGCAAGAAAAACTCGGACTATTCCCAAACTGGGTAGAATAACGGCTTCGCTTATATACCAATTCCCGACGGGCGCCTTGGTGCCCTTCGGCGCCCCATTCCGATCTGCTGATTATTCCAGACGACATTTATCCAATATTAATTCAAAATTTCCATAACTATCTTTCGAAGCTTTACCGTAAACTCCATATAACACCACTGTGGCGCCAAGATCCAACGCCATAGCTTTTTCATTTTGATTATAAGATAATTTGCATTCGGTAAATAATACGGGAGCTTTATGATCCGTTCCGCGATCCATCAATCCGAATAAAACATATTCTTCATTCACTGCCATCGTTTCTCTTTGAGACCCAGTAATCTTTAAAGTTTTTCCTTTGTATTTATTATTTGCCTTATCCAAATCAGAAGTAATCTCTTCCCTTAATTCGGAAAGTAATAGCTCATAATCCGGCTTATAACCTAGTAATTTTAGTAAAGTCAGTATAATCATAGAGAATAGTAAAAAAGATTTTTACTTTGCGCATCTAATACCTGTCCGACTACAATTTTAAAGATTAGTAGATAGCAATATAACGTCTTCTCCGTCAATAAAAGGCTCAAGCTCGCAGTTTTGATGAATATAATCGTTTAGGATTTTTTTTCCATATTCTTTATGTGCAATTCCGGTATCAATCGTGACCTGAAACTTCATTCTATTTTCTATCTTTTCACTCAAAGCGATAATCATTTTATCACTATCCTGTTTGTAACCTGCCTTGTTCAAAGCAGTGACCTGACAAATACTTTCGCCATATCCTTTGGCAAAACGTTCTACCCAAGCTTTCTCTTTCTCACCGAAACACGAATTATAAAATAAAATGGCGGCAATAGCAAAAAGAAATACAGTTCTCTTCGAGTTCATTATTTATCCTCTAATGTAAATTATGCGATGGAAGAAAAAGGCGGGAGGAGTCCGAAATTTGAATTAACAAACAAGGTCTCTTTCCCGCAAAAAGCGTTGAAAGCTTAGATCTCCGCACCCGATTCCTAAAAACCGAATACGGACACTCATTCTAATATTCTTATAGTAAAAGGGAAACGTGCCGCATAGAAGATTAGAAGTGATTTGTATAGGATGTTTTACCCTATAGGAAACCTACCGGGGAATTCTAAGTTCAAAATGGGATTTGGATTTTTCGTAGTAAAATCGAACATTACTTCCCAGTTTCGAGGCTCTCATTTTGATACTTTCCAGGCCGATACCTTTAGTTTCCAAATCGGGGTCCTCGAATTTTTTCCCGTCATTCGCAATCTTTAAAATTAACCCTTGGGATTCTTTATGCCAGAAAACATGAATTGATTCGGCTTCCCCATGGCGGAGAATGTTGGACATTACTTCCAAAAAGATTTTCTGAACATGAAGGCATTCATCAATTTTCAAAACTCCTGAAACGTCTCCTATTTTGGAATGAACTTGGATTCTGCCCGTTTCATGAATTCTTTTGCAATAACGGATGATTACCTCTTCCACCAATTCGTTTTTGCTTCCTTGATGATGCATTAAAAACACAATATCCCTTACATTCGAAATCAATTGACTCATCTCTTTCTTTAACTTCAAAAGAGTCTGATCCCTTTTTCCTTTCGCTTCCAGCTCAAACAAAATCGCAGTCAACTCGGAGCCGATCGAATCATGTATATCGGAAGCGATGCGACTTCTTTCTTCCGTTTGAAATTTAAGCTGTTCATTATATCTCAACTGCAATTGAGCGAATTCTTTGGATTTCTCCAAATCATCCGTAAACCGATAAGAGATAATATAAGAATTCAAAGCAACAAATCCGACCAAGCCGACGGGAAAGCTGTAAGGAAACAAAATATATATTTCATACAATCCGTAAATTACATCGTTTAACATTGTAATGGCGAGAATCAATCCGGTCAGGAAAATGGTTATCGCCTTCGGTTCTTTGTCTTTAATTGCCAGTACAAGACCACCGAGGATAGGAACAGCATACAAAGGCGGAAAATACAGATAGTATTGATAAAGCTCAATGACACCCGACTCCGAAAAAAAGATAATACCTAAGAAAAATACAATCGTCGTCAGAATCGGATAGGAAATCCATTTTGACCGATACTGGTTGGGAAACATCTTACTAAAAAGCAAATATACAATCGGAACGAATGCTACTTCACAAAAAAACTCAGCTCTGATTCTCAAATCCAACGTCAGATCGGGAATCATTCTATATTGAATCTCCGAAGTGATGAAACTGTAAGATGATACGATCACACAAAATAAAGAAAAATAAAAAGGAGCGAGATCCTTTCTATAGGAAAGATAAAATACAAAATGGTACAAACCGAACGAAAATATAACGGTAATTAAAAATATTTCCAGCCATTCCGTTTTCTTTTCTTCTTTCTCCAATAATTCTCCGCGGCTAAGTAAAAACGGTTCTCTAATCCCAGCCTTCAAAATATTTCCATGGAAATTGGAGACGGCTACTGTTAGAGAAAAATCCTTTTCTGGAACCGAAAGAATCGTTTGGAAAGGATGCGCCGTAAGATAAGTATCCGAACTGCTTTTTCCCGGGTGGCCGTTGGAAAAAACTTTTGCATCATTCAGATAAACTTCATAGATTCCTGGCAA
The nucleotide sequence above comes from Leptospira kobayashii. Encoded proteins:
- a CDS encoding DUF1564 family protein, whose protein sequence is MFLVPYEFMPHLSVLRRFGGIARALSVLLSRYSEMVSKGMGRGAQGGRSAILYQEEGLELRRLGARVRERDWVELSLLAEFLGVSRCCLFAKLLELDLLGWGAKLGEAGFVRPIASFPFLSLKSQLLPYPIQHKYKTKMTYLL
- a CDS encoding TetR/AcrR family transcriptional regulator translates to MSTKGDQTKLKMIKAMAESLETIGYSGTGMNEIVKATDSPKGSLYFHFPGGKEDLASQALTRTGEDMGEEFAELLKSAKSPAQGISKIFQVLEERILKSNYAKGCPIATTALETASENNLVNKTCSTIFTSWADKLSLYLQHNKVQAKKAKELSYSILSLWEGAVLLSKTNKTTEPLKAATKTAEFLIQSELTKITKEV
- a CDS encoding MBL fold metallo-hydrolase, which codes for MGKAKKYFSISLLVVTSIFLLILWRLGYPPLTPEENTTTISKSRYKTPFEKLRFTIIKTGEAITSEAFVVEGGNPFQKGRISHPAILVEHSKDRFLFDTGLGTNVEEEFAEHPLFLRIVMRFKNHNPAVQQLSKQNIPPETIKTAFLSHLHWDHASGIKDFPNTEFITTKEEYQSAFEKSGYIKRQFDGDSIHWKFLEFDPIPYENFTTSKDWFGDGSVVFVPMAGHSAGSLGMFLNFPDGRRYFFTGDTTWSEKGFLFPAHRPRGSRSIVDKDPSDLGKELTKVHQLLKVYPDLKLIPAHDLTVQEKLGLFPNWVE
- a CDS encoding 7TM diverse intracellular signaling domain-containing protein, encoding MKKISLVFFFLSSLFQCSDVIKPKSFPVSSSGKISIQREDLLNRVLPLSGKWEFYWNHSPEDLKKQNPKPSYVPVPGIWREYDVSLHTLKGFGVYKLKVQIPDEISGLKLKIPRLPGIYEVYLNDAKVFSNGHPGKSSSDTYLTAHPFQTILSVPEKDFSLTVAVSNFHGNILKAGIREPFLLSRGELLEKEEKKTEWLEIFLITVIFSFGLYHFVFYLSYRKDLAPFYFSLFCVIVSSYSFITSEIQYRMIPDLTLDLRIRAEFFCEVAFVPIVYLLFSKMFPNQYRSKWISYPILTTIVFFLGIIFFSESGVIELYQYYLYFPPLYAVPILGGLVLAIKDKEPKAITIFLTGLILAITMLNDVIYGLYEIYILFPYSFPVGLVGFVALNSYIISYRFTDDLEKSKEFAQLQLRYNEQLKFQTEERSRIASDIHDSIGSELTAILFELEAKGKRDQTLLKLKKEMSQLISNVRDIVFLMHHQGSKNELVEEVIIRYCKRIHETGRIQVHSKIGDVSGVLKIDECLHVQKIFLEVMSNILRHGEAESIHVFWHKESQGLILKIANDGKKFEDPDLETKGIGLESIKMRASKLGSNVRFYYEKSKSHFELRIPR